The Vespula vulgaris chromosome 12, iyVesVulg1.1, whole genome shotgun sequence genome window below encodes:
- the LOC127068228 gene encoding uncharacterized protein LOC127068228 isoform X3 encodes MESNSCFTEKRRIRGKDILRMDGLLPPTRRLPVCNAVTSTSYKKKEKKWSIGGIFKRISSIRDDDSSSNEEEIVYCKREPKNLSKINKQSDSIVLHPVKNNCERQTESNNLVIETNEQSMESLNVHIDSVHSRSSDGSLEGLGRKIRKNKMKARVEAKRDRLCPNSSSDEDSRISNNSLAKSQLEDHSQSICKTNSYNRRTRAARTERYIKRLFKEEVHIDDANQVNCKQDSLECLDEGQRVIANLNDTPRQIIHSRRSTIQSNDQIAPTHKSVVLNTQNINTGTGCSENWSYGNQTEYSTHKRLTDMNQNNCYEKNAAAARWIEQDSNNCFTLTSVRDIDRQKDHTIERRSMPRSTNPPDPPPRDPRRVPTYACHSFPFNGRSQKKRLFDGYANTNMDQKVDWIGTRAYSSSEDITRSKNITQRDSQNMFLLESKKINIRPREYTNNKYTSMCNRSNEIEHNPSRSLQMDEPEASKCRRKNNRNNQLSSNVNEHDERVKQIQLSMNCETNGIYGRISARNTQSSSERSYVFRNSNENEVNSEEKSNETTKMDEAALERKQSSKNLEEAISELEAIYNSLRLGDEDLLDRAERRSMEEFSLKHGQPEDEQVKPNRLDSPDRLKDDMAYRRMHPVERPTSLSDIIGQSSFSNISYLIASPVLSRRDNMFDETKTPIGITRRDEPDVTRDDVVFRSIHRANNTLKVIEPQPPFGIPLGPVTTATESDYLHTVPNKFNPPRSPYIPQCEPDVVTDDLAFRTLRKDSTTTSAKNNADNQTESINESVNEFPAKKKRAVRSLSANLYGLINQERIHLHRQPSLHEINDDIENINSNRKFVDKIDHFRRVVSDGELSDQGSIRWRGERYTKNTFDINGNHHDSGLCRKMLRVYVSPSTTMQWSNKNSNNREETPTSTFLSATRRTSSVDITSDSWKPTRDDSLIGKDNTDSDFTAYSRLCQDLVNIIKGSDDSEIKTNRQDELIEAKSSTHENKIEIEPLITELCNELLDGTVQEHSNEKSETKETNEIKECIDLKLDEENTIETEDDKLDYYLRLANENVKMIAEAFSSVADHLRDGLDVGDDSSSRFRTDGDNTHETSTRSSSFLVEGDEKTLDEVSTSSKNEDLVRKSVESDVSIEKLDVPNLKENNVRRPSDIEIDLNKAVEDLQIAAASLSGNVQEMEELEVRLTKLGEGHLDVQIEDKADEKNAAKLKLFTVEKKDVISESDVGQGTEKNDEQKCEILEPIETQDGNRRIAVREGLQDIIRSACDKGYHANV; translated from the exons ATGGAATCTAATAGTTGCTTTACggaaaagaggagaataagaggaaaagatatCCTTAGAATGGATGGTCTTTTACCACCGACCCGTCGTCTGCCAGTGTGTAATGCTGTAACTTCAAcatcctataaaaaaaaagaaaagaagtggtCTATTGGAGGAATATTTAAGCGTATATCTTCTATCCGAGATGATGACAGTTCTTCCAACGAAGAAGAGATTGTTTATTGCAAAAGGGAACCTAAAAATCTTTCTAAAATCAATAAGCAATCTGACAGTATCGTACTTCATCcggtaaaaaataattgcgaGCGTCAGACAGAATCTAATAATTTGGTAATTGAAACTAACGAACAATCCATGGAATCTCTTAATGTCCATATAGATTCTGTACATTCACGTAGTAGCGATGGTTCTTTAGAAGGTTTGGGTAGGAAAAtacggaaaaataaaatgaaggcACGCGTAGAGGCTAAAAGAGATCGATTATGTCCTAATAGTAGTTCTGACGAGGATTCACGTATTTCCAATAACTCATTGGCTAAATCTCAATTAGAGGATCATTCACAAAGCATTTGTAAAACCAATTCTTACAACAGACGTACTCGAGCTGCTAGAACGGAACGTTATATCAAACgtttatttaaagaagaagTGCATATAGATGATGCTAATCAAGTAAATTGTAAACAAGACAGCTTAGAATGTTTAGACGAAGGACAACGTGTTATTGCGAATTTAAATGATACACCACGCCAAATAATACATTCACGACGATCAACGATACAATCTAATGATCAAATTGCTCCAACACATAAATCGGTTGTGTTGAACACTCAAAATATCAATACAGGTACAGGTTGTTCTGAGAATTGGTCATATGGTAATCAAACTGAATATTCAACTCACAAACGTTTAACAGATATGaatcaaaataattgttaCGAAAAGAACGCTGCTGCTGCTCGTTGGATAGAACAGGATTCAAACAATTGTTTCACATTGACATCAGTGAGAGATATCGATCGTCAAAAAGATCACACGATTGAACGAAGATCGATGCCAAGATCGACTAATCCACCAGATCCTCCACCTCGTGATCCTCGTCGTGTTCCTACCTACGCGTgccattcttttccttttaatggTAGAAGTCAAAAGAAAAGGCTTTTCGATGGGTATGCAAATACAAATATGGATCAGAAAGTCGACTGGATTGGTACACGAGCATATAGTTCGAGTGAGGATATTACACgtagtaaaaatattacacaACGTGATTCacaaaatatgtttcttttagAATCCAAAAAGATCAATATTCGTCCACgagaatatacaaataataagtACACGTCGATGTGTAACCGTTCGAACGAGATCGAACATAATCCGTCTCGGTCTCTTCAAATGGACGAGCCTGAAGCTTCAAAatgtagaagaaagaataatcgtaataatcaACTTAGCTCGAATGTTAATGAACACGATGAGAGAGTAAAACAGATTCAATTATCAATGAACTGTGAAACAAACGGTATATATGGACGAATCTCAGCGCGTAATACTCAATCGTCTAGCGAACGTTCGTATGTTTTTAGAAATAGCAATGAGAATGAAGTGAATTCTGAAGAAAAGAGTAACGAAACAACGAAAATGGATGAAGCAGCTCTAGAGAGAAAACAATCGTCGAAGAATCTTGAAGAAGCAATTTCTGAGTTGGAAGCCATATACAATAGTTTACGACTTGGAGATGAGGATTTGTTAGATCGTGCTGAAAGAAGAAGCATGGAGGAATTCAGTCTTAAACATGGACAACCTGAAGATGAGCAAGTAAAGCCTAATCGTTTGGATTCACCTGATAGATTGAAAGATGATATGGCCTATAGAAGAATGCATCCTGTTGAACGACCAACTTCTTTGTCGGATATTATTGGACAATCATCATTTTCAAACATCAGTTACCTCATCGCTTCACCTGTTCTTTCGCGTAGGGACAATATGTTTGATGAAACTAAGACACCTATTGGTATAACTCGTCGTGACGAGCCGGATGTAACGAGAGACGACGTTGTCTTCCGTAGTATACATCGTGCCAATAATACACTTAAAGTTATCGAACCTCAACCACCTTTTGGTATACCACTTGGACCAGTGACCACTGCTACGGAGAGCGATTATCTGCACACAGTgccaaataaatttaatccaCCTCGTTCGCCATATATACCACAATGCGAACCTGACGTTGTTACGGATGATTTAGCTTTTAGGACACTTAGAAAGGATTCCACGACAACATCGGCAAAGAACAACGCAGATAATCAAACAGAAAGTATCAACGAATCTGTCAATGAATTTCCTgctaagaaaaagagagctgTTAGGTCTCTTTCTGCTAATCTTTATGGGCTGATAAATCAAGAACGTATACATTTGCACAGACAGCCAAGCCTACATGAGATCAACGATGATATCGAGAATATAAATAGTAATCGTAAATTCGTAGATAAGATAGATCATTTTAGACGTGTTGTTAGCGATGGTGAATTATCCGATCAAGGTAGTATAAGATGGCGCGGAGAAAGATATACAAAGAATACTTTTGACATAAACGGAAATCATCACGATTCTGGTCTCTGTAGGAAAATGCTTCGAGTTTATGTCTCGCCATCAACGACGATGCAATggtcgaataaaaattctaataatcgCGAAGAAACGCCAACGTCCACTTTTCTCAGCGCTACCAGACGAACTTCGTCTGTTGACATTACTTCAGATTCTTGGAAACCCACTCGCGATGATTCCTTAATTGGTAAAGATAATACGGATTCAGATTTTACCGCGTACAGTCGTCTGTGTCAAGACTTGGTAAATATAATCAAAGGATCCGATGATTCAGAAATAAAAACCAACCGACAGGATGAACTAATTGAAGCTAAAAGCTCTAcccatgaaaataaaattgagatTGAACCTTTAATTACAGAATTATGTAATGAACTTCTTGACGGTACGGTTCAAGAACATTCCAATGAAAAATCTGAAACCAAGGAAACCAATGAAATCAAGGAATGTATCGACTTAAAATTAGACGAAGAAAATACTATAGAAACTGAAGATGATAAGCTCGATTATTATCTTCGTTTGGCAAACGAGAACGTGAAGATGATTGCAGAGGCTTTTAGCAGCGTTGCCGACCACCTACGCGATGGCCTTGACGTTGGAGATGATTCATCGAGTCGTTTTAGGACCGATGGCGATAATACACATGAAACTAGCACacgttcgtcgtcgtttttGGTCGAGGGAGATGAAAAGACGCTGGATGAGGTGTCAACGTCCTCGAAGAACGAAGATCTTGTTAGAAAAAGCGTTGAATCCGACGTATCCATAGAAAAGCTTGACGTTCCTAACctcaaagaaaataacgttAGACGTCCATCGGACATAGAGATCGATCTTAACAAAGCCGTGGAAGATCTACAAATAGCCGCAGCCAGTTTAAGCGGGAATGTACAAGAAATGGAAGAACTTGAAGTTCGACTAACAAAATTGGGTGAAGGTCATTTGGACGTTCAAATCGAAGACAAGGCTGACGAAAAAAATGCGGCAAAACTTAAATTATTTACcgtagagaagaaagatgTTATTTCTGAGTCTGACGTAGGACaaggaacagaaaaaaatgatgaacaaaaatgtgaaatattgGAGCCAATAGAAACGCAAGATGGCAACAGGCGTATTGCGGTTCGCGAAG GTCTCCAGGATATTATTCGTTCGGCATGCGATAAAGGTTACCATGCGAATGTGTAA
- the LOC127068228 gene encoding uncharacterized protein LOC127068228 isoform X4, protein MESNSCFTEKRRIRGKDILRMDGLLPPTRRLPVCNAVTSTSYKKKEKKWSIGGIFKRISSIRDDDSSSNEEEIVYCKREPKNLSKINKQSDSIVLHPVKNNCERQTESNNLVIETNEQSMESLNVHIDSVHSRSSDGSLEGLGRKIRKNKMKARVEAKRDRLCPNSSSDEDSRISNNSLAKSQLEDHSQSICKTNSYNRRTRAARTERYIKRLFKEEVHIDDANQVNCKQDSLECLDEGQRVIANLNDTPRQIIHSRRSTIQSNDQIAPTHKSVVLNTQNINTGTGCSENWSYGNQTEYSTHKRLTDMNQNNCYEKNAAAARWIEQDSNNCFTLTSVRDIDRQKDHTIERRSMPRSTNPPDPPPRDPRRVPTYACHSFPFNGRSQKKRLFDGYANTNMDQKVDWIGTRAYSSSEDITRSKNITQRDSQNMFLLESKKINIRPREYTNNKYTSMCNRSNEIEHNPSRSLQMDEPEASKCRRKNNRNNQLSSNVNEHDERVKQIQLSMNCETNGIYGRISARNTQSSSERSYVFRNSNENEVNSEEKSNETTKMDEAALERKQSSKNLEEAISELEAIYNSLRLGDEDLLDRAERRSMEEFSLKHGQPEDEQVKPNRLDSPDRLKDDMAYRRMHPVERPTSLSDIIGQSSFSNISYLIASPVLSRRDNMFDETKTPIGITRRDEPDVTRDDVVFRSIHRANNTLKVIEPQPPFGIPLGPVTTATESDYLHTVPNKFNPPRSPYIPQCEPDVVTDDLAFRTLRKDSTTTSAKNNADNQTESINESVNEFPAKKKRAVRSLSANLYGLINQERIHLHRQPSLHEINDDIENINSNRKFVDKIDHFRRVVSDGELSDQGSIRWRGERYTKNTFDINGNHHDSGLCRKMLRVYVSPSTTMQWSNKNSNNREETPTSTFLSATRRTSSVDITSDSWKPTRDDSLIGKDNTDSDFTAYSRLCQDLVNIIKGSDDSEIKTNRQDELIEAKSSTHENKIEIEPLITELCNELLDGTVQEHSNEKSETKETNEIKECIDLKLDEENTIETEDDKLDYYLRLANENVKMIAEAFSSVADHLRDGLDVGDDSSSRFRTDGDNTHETSTRSSSFLVEGDEKTLDEVSTSSKNEDLVRKSVESDVSIEKLDVPNLKENNVRRPSDIEIDLNKAVEDLQIAAASLSGNVQEMEELEVRLTKLGEGHLDVQIEDKADEKNAAKLKLFTVEKKDVISESDVGQGTEKNDEQKCEILEPIETQDGNRRIAVREAIVAAS, encoded by the exons ATGGAATCTAATAGTTGCTTTACggaaaagaggagaataagaggaaaagatatCCTTAGAATGGATGGTCTTTTACCACCGACCCGTCGTCTGCCAGTGTGTAATGCTGTAACTTCAAcatcctataaaaaaaaagaaaagaagtggtCTATTGGAGGAATATTTAAGCGTATATCTTCTATCCGAGATGATGACAGTTCTTCCAACGAAGAAGAGATTGTTTATTGCAAAAGGGAACCTAAAAATCTTTCTAAAATCAATAAGCAATCTGACAGTATCGTACTTCATCcggtaaaaaataattgcgaGCGTCAGACAGAATCTAATAATTTGGTAATTGAAACTAACGAACAATCCATGGAATCTCTTAATGTCCATATAGATTCTGTACATTCACGTAGTAGCGATGGTTCTTTAGAAGGTTTGGGTAGGAAAAtacggaaaaataaaatgaaggcACGCGTAGAGGCTAAAAGAGATCGATTATGTCCTAATAGTAGTTCTGACGAGGATTCACGTATTTCCAATAACTCATTGGCTAAATCTCAATTAGAGGATCATTCACAAAGCATTTGTAAAACCAATTCTTACAACAGACGTACTCGAGCTGCTAGAACGGAACGTTATATCAAACgtttatttaaagaagaagTGCATATAGATGATGCTAATCAAGTAAATTGTAAACAAGACAGCTTAGAATGTTTAGACGAAGGACAACGTGTTATTGCGAATTTAAATGATACACCACGCCAAATAATACATTCACGACGATCAACGATACAATCTAATGATCAAATTGCTCCAACACATAAATCGGTTGTGTTGAACACTCAAAATATCAATACAGGTACAGGTTGTTCTGAGAATTGGTCATATGGTAATCAAACTGAATATTCAACTCACAAACGTTTAACAGATATGaatcaaaataattgttaCGAAAAGAACGCTGCTGCTGCTCGTTGGATAGAACAGGATTCAAACAATTGTTTCACATTGACATCAGTGAGAGATATCGATCGTCAAAAAGATCACACGATTGAACGAAGATCGATGCCAAGATCGACTAATCCACCAGATCCTCCACCTCGTGATCCTCGTCGTGTTCCTACCTACGCGTgccattcttttccttttaatggTAGAAGTCAAAAGAAAAGGCTTTTCGATGGGTATGCAAATACAAATATGGATCAGAAAGTCGACTGGATTGGTACACGAGCATATAGTTCGAGTGAGGATATTACACgtagtaaaaatattacacaACGTGATTCacaaaatatgtttcttttagAATCCAAAAAGATCAATATTCGTCCACgagaatatacaaataataagtACACGTCGATGTGTAACCGTTCGAACGAGATCGAACATAATCCGTCTCGGTCTCTTCAAATGGACGAGCCTGAAGCTTCAAAatgtagaagaaagaataatcgtaataatcaACTTAGCTCGAATGTTAATGAACACGATGAGAGAGTAAAACAGATTCAATTATCAATGAACTGTGAAACAAACGGTATATATGGACGAATCTCAGCGCGTAATACTCAATCGTCTAGCGAACGTTCGTATGTTTTTAGAAATAGCAATGAGAATGAAGTGAATTCTGAAGAAAAGAGTAACGAAACAACGAAAATGGATGAAGCAGCTCTAGAGAGAAAACAATCGTCGAAGAATCTTGAAGAAGCAATTTCTGAGTTGGAAGCCATATACAATAGTTTACGACTTGGAGATGAGGATTTGTTAGATCGTGCTGAAAGAAGAAGCATGGAGGAATTCAGTCTTAAACATGGACAACCTGAAGATGAGCAAGTAAAGCCTAATCGTTTGGATTCACCTGATAGATTGAAAGATGATATGGCCTATAGAAGAATGCATCCTGTTGAACGACCAACTTCTTTGTCGGATATTATTGGACAATCATCATTTTCAAACATCAGTTACCTCATCGCTTCACCTGTTCTTTCGCGTAGGGACAATATGTTTGATGAAACTAAGACACCTATTGGTATAACTCGTCGTGACGAGCCGGATGTAACGAGAGACGACGTTGTCTTCCGTAGTATACATCGTGCCAATAATACACTTAAAGTTATCGAACCTCAACCACCTTTTGGTATACCACTTGGACCAGTGACCACTGCTACGGAGAGCGATTATCTGCACACAGTgccaaataaatttaatccaCCTCGTTCGCCATATATACCACAATGCGAACCTGACGTTGTTACGGATGATTTAGCTTTTAGGACACTTAGAAAGGATTCCACGACAACATCGGCAAAGAACAACGCAGATAATCAAACAGAAAGTATCAACGAATCTGTCAATGAATTTCCTgctaagaaaaagagagctgTTAGGTCTCTTTCTGCTAATCTTTATGGGCTGATAAATCAAGAACGTATACATTTGCACAGACAGCCAAGCCTACATGAGATCAACGATGATATCGAGAATATAAATAGTAATCGTAAATTCGTAGATAAGATAGATCATTTTAGACGTGTTGTTAGCGATGGTGAATTATCCGATCAAGGTAGTATAAGATGGCGCGGAGAAAGATATACAAAGAATACTTTTGACATAAACGGAAATCATCACGATTCTGGTCTCTGTAGGAAAATGCTTCGAGTTTATGTCTCGCCATCAACGACGATGCAATggtcgaataaaaattctaataatcgCGAAGAAACGCCAACGTCCACTTTTCTCAGCGCTACCAGACGAACTTCGTCTGTTGACATTACTTCAGATTCTTGGAAACCCACTCGCGATGATTCCTTAATTGGTAAAGATAATACGGATTCAGATTTTACCGCGTACAGTCGTCTGTGTCAAGACTTGGTAAATATAATCAAAGGATCCGATGATTCAGAAATAAAAACCAACCGACAGGATGAACTAATTGAAGCTAAAAGCTCTAcccatgaaaataaaattgagatTGAACCTTTAATTACAGAATTATGTAATGAACTTCTTGACGGTACGGTTCAAGAACATTCCAATGAAAAATCTGAAACCAAGGAAACCAATGAAATCAAGGAATGTATCGACTTAAAATTAGACGAAGAAAATACTATAGAAACTGAAGATGATAAGCTCGATTATTATCTTCGTTTGGCAAACGAGAACGTGAAGATGATTGCAGAGGCTTTTAGCAGCGTTGCCGACCACCTACGCGATGGCCTTGACGTTGGAGATGATTCATCGAGTCGTTTTAGGACCGATGGCGATAATACACATGAAACTAGCACacgttcgtcgtcgtttttGGTCGAGGGAGATGAAAAGACGCTGGATGAGGTGTCAACGTCCTCGAAGAACGAAGATCTTGTTAGAAAAAGCGTTGAATCCGACGTATCCATAGAAAAGCTTGACGTTCCTAACctcaaagaaaataacgttAGACGTCCATCGGACATAGAGATCGATCTTAACAAAGCCGTGGAAGATCTACAAATAGCCGCAGCCAGTTTAAGCGGGAATGTACAAGAAATGGAAGAACTTGAAGTTCGACTAACAAAATTGGGTGAAGGTCATTTGGACGTTCAAATCGAAGACAAGGCTGACGAAAAAAATGCGGCAAAACTTAAATTATTTACcgtagagaagaaagatgTTATTTCTGAGTCTGACGTAGGACaaggaacagaaaaaaatgatgaacaaaaatgtgaaatattgGAGCCAATAGAAACGCAAGATGGCAACAGGCGTATTGCGGTTCGCGAAG CAATCGTAGCAGCGTCGTGA